The following nucleotide sequence is from Silurus meridionalis isolate SWU-2019-XX chromosome 5, ASM1480568v1, whole genome shotgun sequence.
TACTgagtttcttcctcttttctcgtTCTTTTTCTTGAACACGATTTCTATGCAGTGTTTCACTATTTGCAGACTCtgatgaaacttttttttttatgggttcTCTCCCCAAGGATTAGGAAACCCTTCTGTGAATCAGGACTGGCTTTGTCTTCACTTTCTCCCACTCGAGTACATTGTGTAAAGATCCAGTGTAAGTTGGgctgcttttttaaaatcacgATTGTTGACAAAAATCCAGAGTTTCAGATGTTACAGAGTGAAACGTCAGATTAGGATCAGGATAAAATACAATTCGATTTGCATGTGCTTCAAAAACCTTCACTCATCAGGGAAGATCTTCACTGGATTTTGGATtggtgtgttagtaaagtcaggtactgatgacgGTGAGGTGAGGAGCCTCTGCGGTGcggtcagagttcacattcatcccaaaggtgtttaatagggttggaggtCTCTAGAAGGAGATgttttactccaacccatggacagcagatctttatggagctggaacagttcaagtggagaaaaaaaatgtcatgctaccacatcagAAGACGTCCAGTACAATTGTGCTTCTTccacattgtggtaacagtttggagaagaacttaTTTTTCCATTAAGGTTCTACAGTAAACGATGAATTAACCATCTGGAACTCTGGGTAAAATCCTGATCCATGAATAAAGTGGGGATTTTTCAGCCTGTGTGTTCGGTGAAAAGCTCATGGTCGTCTGCATATTGTTTAAAGAGATAAATTTAGAGATAGAAACCGACAGTTGGAGCTTCATTAGAAGGTAATTTAGacggggaaaaaaagggaatcAGTGGTTTGGTTGGGCAGGATCTATGGAAGACAAAgtgctgtattattattttgaatgaCAGTTTTTGGAGTGTAAAATGTTTTGGATCACAGCGactgaaaatacacaaaatttcACTTCCTTCTGTTCGACATCTGAATTTCAGCAcaaatttattacagtttttctctggAGTCGCTTTGGAGTGTTtatcagatcagaaatgaaattctcaaaactacttgttctcCACATGATTTAGTCATTTGTGttcattataaaaacatttcttgttgctttgatcaaattgcgaatgcttttgtgcATCATTTAATagattgtgtacgagtgtctgctgtttcctacattatcatttgtttatgttcatgttgatcaaaatatattatactggtttcacctgaaaacatctcagcatcagttcattgcacaagtcattaaatgcaaaatggttaaaccagtttttaaaatttgttaagctcttcttcttcacaggTCTATTAAACTTTGttggtaaatgtgtcttgatgAATTGTGAAGATGaaccttgaatgtcactaatgaaggaacgtgttcactttcagatcaaccaataattaactagttctctaaaataggtcatggctgaatctcgtgaacatttactgtaattggcgagtgaatataaaaagagcaaaacacagatttacaattgttgaaaatggataaacaacTAGGAAATGAACATGTTCAAGAGCCAGGAATAAGGATGCAGCTGGAAGGGTCAGGaggcaaaatagaggaagaggaagaagaggccagagacacatttcagatgaaattagAGCCATTATTGTGGACAATGTTGTCAATCATGACCTCACAATGGTATTGCAGGGGGtgatatctgttgtgatgtggatgaaaatctATGGTTCGACAGACCGGGACGTCAGGGGGTAGAGACAGATTACACTGTATAGTGCAGCATGTGCAGTTCTGCCTAAGAAGTGTTTCCTATGTTTACCTTTTGGAATTTtgatttgtgtctttttattttctatcacaatgacattatattgttattttttagtcagtccactagtaaagaacaataaaaagtgtgataaaaggacttgttattttgatggtaatgagatgttcatttacacaaatacttacttttgagaactaaggattttgagtaaaaaacaggcttttgaaagaaatccaatgtactgtactgtttgtacacattgttttgagaatgcacttattGCAAATCTtgaggatgattcgagaaatgctccaaagcgactgaaaaaaaaactaaaaacaatatGCAGACGACCATGTGAAAAAAATCCCAGCGAATTCTGCAAATAAGAAGACTTTCCTCTGAAGTAGCGTTCAAGAAATAGAAAAGAGGATGTTATAATGTAGCAGGAAGTCTagtactgagaaaaaaaaagaaaagaaatgtaccTCAGTATTTGCATCTCTCTGTTGGATTGTATATATAAGGTACAGAGGcgctcactcattcacactcgaCTTTCCTCTCTACTGGACCTCCAACTCTCGCTCCACTCCGTCTCTGTGTGAAATCAGACGTTCTGCCAGAATGAGGAACCTGACGACTCTGCTGTTTGTGCTCTCGCTCTGTTCTCTTCATCTGGTGTCCAGTGGTGAGTATGACATCACTTTCTTATATTGACTATACAGTGTGAACACATCTGTCTTATATGTAGCAGAACcaataatacattaaattaaatctatAAACAATCTTTCATTTCAGCTCCTTATGCCTTTGACCAAAATACTCCCTGCTGTTCAACCACAACTAATATAAAGATCCCAATAAAACGCATTGTGACCTGCTGGAGGACCAGCAGCAGCTGCCCCTTGAAGGCCATTGTGTGAGTATCACCTGCTCAGGACAAATATCATTTGAtcaatttaatgaaaaaaaaacaagagtttCTTTTGAAAAATTCTGCATTAATAAAGTGTTTCACTTTTTTGTGTGTCACAGTTTTGAGACTGTAAATGGAAATCAACGCTGTGTGGATCCTGCAGCTGAATGGGTTAACGGTCACATGAAAGCGTTGAATTGTGGAGGCACCACTTCAACTCCTAAACCTGAATCTCCACAGTAGACCAGATTTCAACACAGAAGTCTAACCTTCACTAAATGACTGTTTCTGTAAAACTTTAAAACTGACATATTCTCGCCTCCGAGCCTCAATGTAACAGCGCCATCTGGTGTTTTTAAGAGTTCAGTACCGCTGCCTGTTCTGTCTTTATGTATGAATTAATCAGTAAAACAATAACAAGTGTTATATATCACATACATGTATCATCTAACTGTCTCTAATAAATTTTTTCACTGTGCAGTATTTGTTCTGGTTTCCTGAGAGTCATTAGTTTCTACTTGTTCATTCTAATCTTTTAAAGGACCTTGGAGATATTATTCTACATTTTTATAACATTCATGTTAGTTAATGGTTAAAATAACCTGCATGCGTGGTCTTGAAGTTCACTTTTACTGTATGCTGGTGGCATCTCGTGTCCAGGTTTAAACACATTGgagaaaatatacagtaaataaattaaacatgcaGGTGAAACATCTACACCAAATCTTGCCTTAGATCAGacttcagaaaaaaagacttaacttatatatatgtgtgtacagtTCACTGTGAAGCTCTGAGTATCAGTGTAATAGCGCCAACTACTGTTGTAATAGTGATACTGAAATGCTGTATGGCGTACATGTAACTGTACCTAATGAAAATTTTTGTTCTGGTTTTCTGAGAGTCGGTGCTTTTTGTTTGTATGATTGTGGATGTTTTATAATAAGAGAATTATGAGGTTATTATGATCAAAGTTCTTCAGAAGATACTGGAGACTTAATTACTCATTTCTGTTACACATATGATCTGATCTTGATGTTCACTGTTGTGctgaagaatatatataaatgggtATGTGACGTAAATACAGGCGTATGAAGGGATGAGAAGGTCAGGATTAGAGGAAGACCTTAAAGAAATATGCTCCTGTTTGCACACAAGCATCATGTAAAAAGATTCACAGGAGAACTTTCATCACACCaatatcctgtttttttctcagtcTATAACCAAGATCTCACAGAACCTTTATCTCTAATGGATCTCAAACATCTctgtgtgaaatcagacattctGCTAGAATGAGGAACCTCATCTGGTGTCCAGCGGTGAGTTCTACATCAGTGCatacattaattaatgaatgataataatattCTCTGTCTATAACCAATGTCTTATTCCACTGATCCCTATGAAACACATTGTAACCTACAGGAGGACCAGCAGCTGCTCCATAAAGGCCATTGTGTCTCACCTGCTTAGTACAAATATCATTTTAATTGAACAGATTCATGAAAATAAACTGCTCTTTGATTATCCTGTTcttgttttcctctttttgtgTCTCAGCTTTGAGAGTTTTAGAAGCATTGGATCGTAGAAAAGGTGAAACGTCAACAGAATCTCCAGGGTTAGACCAGATTCcaacaaagaagaagaagacttccCCTTTTGAACCTATCTGCAGTTCATCCACAGAGATCAGGAAACTGGTCAGGGTTTTTGAGCAAGCTGGATGGAAACCAAATTCAAAGGAAAACCTggagaaaaattatttttggtcTGCAAGAAAGCTGTCTAAATCTTCCAATTCTAAACCCAGTCAAATCCAAGACTTCCATCCAAAACTGAAGCTTCAGAGTTGCCATGATTCCTCATCATTCCTACGGCTGAGCAGAAGAAGATGAAGCTTCGTTTTAACGTCTCTAGTGGAGAATCTctctgtattactctataattATCTGTACTTAATGTTCTACCAGTTTGTGCCACATCCACCACTTCCTTCTGCTTTTGTGGCCTGAGCTACACTTCCCTCTGTGAACATCTCTGtcatcatttattataaactgAAAAATATTATCTTTCCGAAGACATTTTGGATCTTATAGATGGACAGATGCCTTCAAATATACctgtataaaaatacaatcaCATGTTTTTCATCCATATATgatttaaacctgttccagcatgaacatcccattccacatttagtccccattcactgttattataacctccattcttctgggaagatgttccactacattttggagtgtgtttgtggagatttgtgctgatgaatgtgagaatgtgaaaagacctggagtgcagtcagcgttcacaatcataccaaaagtgttcaatcttttactccaaccgtGGAAACCTTATCTTCTTATCTTCAtgggctttgtgcacaggggtattgtcatgctggaacaggttttgggtttccaagatcaagtgaagggaacatttcaggctacaacatccaaagacattttatacagtggtgtcccaatacttttggtcatagagcatatttacagtttttctcagctgctttggagaattttctcgaatcatccttaatattaataaatcagtaaagtgcatttctgaataataatttgtacaaacagaacGACACGtcggatttcttgcaaaagtctgaacttttctcaaaatcctcagttcatctctcagaagtgagtatttgtgtgaatgaacatctcattcccatcagaatgaaaaatcACTTCGTCATtgatcacaaacaaaatcatcagaaAGTTTATTCATGTTCTCAGTgtgatgctgcacagtttcagtgtttcttcatataaactatgttttggatcacagcgactaaaaatgcacaaaatttcaCTTCTTTCTGAATCTGAAtttcagcacaaattcattcatttgattggatatttgatttatattgagtGTAAAAGActgaacaggattcacacttttactgtactgtattagtgtttatttgttttttagttcATCCATATTCAGACattataattctgtgttttgtctgtattcAGTCTCCAACTGAAGATTCaccagattcacctttgacctgttttagagaactggttgatgattggttgatctgatgtcattcactcgccttcattagtgacgttcaagattcatctgcacaattcatcaattcaacacatttacacaataaagtttaatagaaatgttagatgacagatgatgaaaactggtttaatcattttacattaaataactTATACAGTGAACTGATACTGAgctgttttgggggttaaaactattcaggtgaaaccagtagaatatattttgatacATGAAGATAAACAACTGATACTGTAGggaacagcagacacttgtacacaatccattaaatgatgcacaaaagcattttgatcaaagcagtaaaaaatgtttttatgatgaacACAAGAGACTCAATGATGTGGAGGAACAAGTAGTTTTGGGAATTTCATGTCTGATCTGAGAAAAGCTCCAAAGCGAATGAACTttccatcatttttatttaaatttttataatttagtcTTGTTTTAAATCCTAGTTggtatttaattgtttgtttgcgTTTCACTTTCATATTCCCGACACCgtctttttatatttgtgcCTCTGCAATTAATTCCACTTTTTGATCCTCTACTATGATTCATAACTCATACAGAGAAATTTATATCCTtcagtgtttatattcctgATACACTGCAATTCTTTGCCTCTAAAACATCTGGCATGGGCACTTATAGGAAACGTTTGCCGGATTACATCAACACGaacaaaatgaaagcaaaagagAGAAGAGATTTTTCGGGAAGGTTTTCAGGAAGTGTGGGTTCACAGTAAGAGTTCACGCAGCCACGTTTAACGTTCATTCATGAATAGATCAGGGACTTTTCTGCATGTGTTCAGTGAACAGAGCAGCTCTGAGGTTCCTGCTATAGATCACAGACCACAGGAGCAGAAGGAAATGCGGCTCTCTAAACACGGACACAAATACCTCGAAAGTGAAATACGGAGAACTTCATGATCAGTGAAACGCTTCAtgaaaatgagcacaaatgaacACTTTATTCAAATAAGGGTGAAGTCTTCAGAAAAGAGTGTTATTTCCtcctatattttatatttaattttctcagAAAGCACTGCacatccagagcaacttacatttatctccgATCTCAttcccactgaacacctttggaatcaatgtgagcgctgactgcaccccaggtctcctcaccttcatccgtTCCTGCCTTTCAGAACAAGCTTgcggctgataaacacaaatatccataagcacacaacaaaatctagtgaaacatcttcccagaagagtggagggaattagaagagcaaagtgggagtaaatgtggaatgtgatgctcaaaaatcacattccGTACTgatgaccaggtgtcccaatacttttggcaatatagtgtatgtacatttacatttatggcattcggTAGAgttccttatccagagcgacttacatttatctcatttatacagctgagcagttatggggttaagggcctcactcaggggcccaggagtggcagcttggtgtgactgggatttaaactcatgaccttcagaacCAAAGTCCAAAGCCTTAATCACTAAGCCACCtcctagatagatagatagatagatagatagatagatagatagatagatagatagatagatagatagatagatagatagatagatagatagatagatagatagatagatagggaaTTAGTGGTTAAAGCTTTGGTCTTTGGACCTGAATGTCACTAAtcccctatctatctatctatctatctatctatctatctatctatctatctatctatctatctatctatctatctatcacaaccaaaccaagctgccacttctgggcccctgagtaaggcccttaaccccataattgctcagctgtatgaatgagataaatgtaagtcgctctggatagggAACTCTGccgaatgccataaatgtaaatgtacaaacgATTTATTGCCaacagtattgggacacctggtcatcAGCATCGCATCACACATTTAGCTTTTATAaatacctccactcttctgggaagatgttccactagattttggagtgtgtttatggatcagccacaagtgtgttatgaaagtcaggtactgatgtaggtgaggagacctggggtgcagtcagtgttcacattcatcctaaaggtgttcagtagggatgagatcagagctctatagcagcaggATCTTCCTTTCCACAGCATGtacaccagatcttcaaggagctcactgtgtgcacagaagcattgcCATAAATGCTATTTATTATTGCACGtttaaagacgtcctgtacaattgagtgcctccagatttgtggtaa
It contains:
- the LOC124385648 gene encoding C-C motif chemokine 4-like, coding for MRNLTTLLFVLSLCSLHLVSSAPYAFDQNTPCCSTTTNIKIPIKRIVTCWRTSSSCPLKAIVFETVNGNQRCVDPAAEWVNGHMKALNCGGTTSTPKPESPQ